The Armatimonadota bacterium genome window below encodes:
- a CDS encoding transcription-repair coupling factor, which translates to MRVADWARLIAASESFQEPFDLLSESVVWNSVPSEARAVFVGASYLRNPRKMLVVTASYDRALAWQAKLELSGVPHSDIHQLPSGNSALFEDATPEQIALSDRLGALRSLAEAGPKIVIASPQAALERTIPSDLLLDSFITIRSGETLDPDDVVDTLKKLGYELQEPVRLPGGYSKRGGIIDVWPSGYEQPIRIEWFDTEVESVRSFDAGSQRSTGIVPALQLAPSREVLFCGDENEIRDSILYQLEREVGGIEDEEAAARLEELVSADAEHFAARQFFDRMELYRPLLFPDSGCAIDLLIEDGDTLILDEPLELEAIGNRAEEELGQALAARAARGEILHATANDFFLPVEHLDSCACKWVLTAMNDKPNWLEAKSEYDLGGASLEPYRGRADALAQTMKTWREQNLTVVFTTDQPNRAKSVLSQIDLYPQESAPEATAEKPWGEPSGHLVNGNLGGGFILPNHNLVIISDAELFGVARLKLPQRRFQEGAPVTTVLDLKPGDYIVHINFGIGVFRGLTRREVEGVEKEFLFIEYAAPDKLFVPADQLDRIQKYLNPGDDNPKLNRLTGGEWQRTLGKAKEEARAFARDLVKLYAVRKDVQRTPYGADTPFQTEMEQTFPWVETPSQLRAIREAKNDMMQPYPMDRLVCGDVGFGKTEVAIRIAFKAIQSGRQVAILCPTTILSEQHHRNFVDRLGSFGTRIGLINRYTHTSERREIIEGLKNGSIEMVIGTHALLGKEIQFKNLGMVVIDEEQKFGVKQKEMLKELRTEVDVLTLSATPIPRTLSMALMDIRQMSTINDPPPGRLPVRTFVRQYSSEVVREAILRELARGGQVFYVYNRVDSIEHVAEKLRKLVPTARIGVGHGQMNEKELEPIMVGFIKGEIDILLSTTIVESGIDIANANTLIIENADRLGLAQLYQLRGRVGRSDRQAYSLFLYNRNLDASFIAARQKQEEASGETRKKKTMSEGALARLQALQEFSSLGSGYSLAFRDLQIRGAGELIGAKQSGTMLQIGYELYTQLINEAVASLKTSVDGQPITSDTARDPLEALTPLPTFEIPVVAMLPESYINEQAQRLFYYQQMMSSRDQARLGEVQSEIEDRYGKPPSPVSNAFAVMSLRIRGKKLGIEKVDARQGRVALTFKNLEDVPPRLFVLLPKTLQGSHNTRDAFLFPFTGDPILAVEALLNAVEKCLQQIEESRMALNV; encoded by the coding sequence ATGCGCGTTGCCGATTGGGCTCGACTCATCGCAGCTTCGGAATCCTTTCAGGAACCGTTCGATCTTCTCTCCGAATCCGTTGTGTGGAACAGCGTGCCGTCGGAAGCTCGAGCGGTGTTTGTTGGCGCATCCTATCTCCGAAATCCCCGCAAGATGCTTGTCGTAACGGCATCTTACGACCGTGCCCTCGCCTGGCAAGCCAAACTTGAGCTCAGCGGAGTACCGCATTCTGATATCCATCAACTGCCTAGCGGTAACTCGGCACTCTTTGAGGATGCAACTCCAGAGCAAATCGCCCTCTCTGATCGACTCGGAGCGCTAAGATCTCTTGCCGAAGCCGGACCAAAGATCGTCATCGCCTCTCCACAAGCCGCGCTAGAGCGAACGATTCCCTCGGATCTGCTTCTCGATTCCTTCATCACCATCCGTTCTGGCGAGACTCTGGACCCGGATGACGTCGTTGACACTCTGAAAAAACTCGGCTACGAACTCCAAGAGCCCGTCCGTCTCCCCGGAGGCTATAGCAAGCGCGGCGGAATCATTGACGTTTGGCCCAGCGGCTATGAACAGCCAATTCGAATCGAATGGTTCGACACCGAAGTTGAATCCGTCCGCTCGTTCGACGCTGGTTCCCAACGCTCGACCGGCATCGTCCCCGCGCTTCAACTCGCACCGTCTCGCGAAGTTCTGTTTTGTGGCGACGAAAACGAGATTCGAGACTCGATTCTCTATCAGTTAGAGCGAGAAGTGGGTGGCATCGAGGACGAAGAAGCGGCCGCCAGATTAGAAGAGCTTGTTTCGGCCGACGCCGAACATTTCGCCGCAAGACAGTTCTTTGACCGAATGGAGCTTTATCGCCCTCTTCTCTTCCCAGATTCTGGTTGCGCGATCGACCTTCTCATCGAAGACGGCGACACCCTAATCCTCGACGAGCCGCTAGAGCTCGAAGCAATCGGAAACCGTGCGGAAGAAGAACTCGGCCAAGCCCTCGCCGCCCGAGCCGCGCGTGGTGAAATCCTCCACGCCACCGCAAACGATTTTTTCCTCCCGGTGGAGCACCTGGACTCCTGCGCCTGCAAGTGGGTCTTGACGGCGATGAACGACAAGCCGAACTGGCTTGAAGCAAAGTCCGAGTATGACCTAGGCGGAGCCTCGCTCGAACCGTACCGTGGGCGAGCAGACGCACTGGCTCAAACAATGAAAACCTGGCGAGAGCAAAACTTGACCGTCGTTTTCACCACGGACCAGCCTAATCGGGCGAAATCAGTTCTCAGCCAGATCGACCTGTACCCCCAAGAATCCGCGCCGGAAGCAACGGCAGAAAAGCCGTGGGGTGAACCCAGCGGTCACCTTGTCAACGGAAACCTCGGCGGAGGATTCATTCTCCCAAACCACAACCTCGTCATCATCTCCGATGCCGAGCTTTTCGGGGTCGCCCGTCTCAAACTCCCGCAGCGCAGATTCCAAGAAGGCGCTCCGGTGACGACGGTTCTTGACCTAAAACCTGGCGACTACATCGTTCACATCAACTTCGGAATTGGCGTGTTCCGTGGACTCACTCGTCGCGAAGTCGAAGGGGTCGAAAAGGAGTTCCTTTTCATTGAGTACGCGGCGCCCGACAAACTGTTTGTCCCGGCGGATCAACTCGACAGAATTCAGAAATACCTCAATCCGGGGGATGACAATCCCAAACTCAACCGGTTAACAGGGGGTGAATGGCAGCGGACCCTGGGAAAAGCGAAGGAGGAGGCTCGGGCGTTCGCCCGGGACCTCGTGAAACTGTACGCAGTTCGGAAAGACGTCCAACGTACACCCTACGGGGCGGACACTCCATTCCAGACGGAAATGGAACAGACCTTCCCGTGGGTGGAGACTCCGAGTCAGCTGAGGGCGATTCGGGAAGCGAAGAATGACATGATGCAGCCGTATCCGATGGATCGGCTGGTATGCGGCGATGTCGGGTTTGGAAAGACCGAGGTTGCAATCCGAATCGCGTTTAAGGCGATTCAGTCCGGGCGTCAGGTTGCGATACTTTGCCCGACAACGATTCTTTCTGAGCAGCATCACCGCAACTTCGTTGACCGACTAGGTTCCTTCGGCACCCGGATCGGGTTGATCAACCGCTATACCCACACTAGCGAGAGGCGCGAGATCATTGAAGGGCTAAAGAACGGCTCGATCGAGATGGTCATCGGCACCCACGCATTGCTGGGCAAAGAGATTCAGTTTAAAAACCTAGGGATGGTAGTCATTGACGAAGAGCAGAAGTTTGGCGTCAAGCAGAAAGAGATGCTCAAGGAGCTTCGAACCGAAGTCGATGTTTTGACACTTTCCGCTACCCCGATTCCCAGAACGCTCAGCATGGCGCTGATGGACATTCGGCAGATGTCCACCATCAACGATCCACCTCCGGGGCGTCTTCCGGTGCGAACCTTTGTGCGACAGTACTCGAGCGAAGTCGTGCGTGAGGCGATTCTGCGCGAACTTGCTCGCGGTGGTCAGGTGTTCTATGTTTACAACCGAGTCGACTCCATCGAACACGTGGCCGAGAAGCTCCGGAAGCTCGTCCCCACCGCCCGAATCGGCGTCGGCCACGGCCAGATGAACGAGAAGGAGCTCGAACCGATCATGGTTGGGTTCATCAAGGGCGAGATTGATATTCTCCTTTCCACCACCATCGTTGAAAGTGGAATCGACATCGCGAACGCAAACACTCTCATCATCGAGAACGCCGATCGACTGGGCTTGGCTCAGCTCTATCAGCTTCGCGGTCGAGTCGGTCGCTCCGACCGACAAGCCTATTCCCTCTTCTTGTACAACCGAAACTTGGACGCCAGCTTTATCGCGGCCAGACAAAAGCAGGAAGAAGCTTCTGGCGAGACTCGGAAGAAGAAAACCATGTCCGAGGGTGCCCTCGCGCGGCTGCAAGCTCTCCAAGAGTTCTCGTCGCTGGGCTCAGGCTACTCGCTTGCGTTCCGCGACCTTCAGATTCGTGGCGCGGGTGAGCTGATCGGAGCGAAGCAGAGCGGAACGATGCTTCAGATCGGTTACGAGCTTTACACTCAGCTCATCAACGAGGCGGTTGCGTCGCTCAAAACTAGCGTTGACGGTCAGCCGATCACCTCCGATACCGCCCGTGACCCGCTTGAGGCCCTCACTCCGCTGCCCACATTTGAGATTCCAGTCGTTGCGATGCTGCCGGAGAGCTACATCAACGAGCAAGCTCAACGGCTCTTCTACTACCAGCAGATGATGTCCTCCAGGGACCAAGCCAGGCTCGGCGAAGTGCAAAGCGAGATTGAAGACCGCTACGGCAAACCGCCGTCTCCGGTTTCGAACGCATTTGCCGTGATGTCGCTGCGAATCCGTGGGAAGAAGCTGGGCATCGAGAAGGTCGACGCGCGCCAGGGGCGGGTTGCACTAACGTTTAAGAACCTCGAAGACGTTCCGCCAAGGTTGTTCGTTTTGTTACCAAAGACCTTGCAAGGCTCGCACAATACACGCGACGCCTTCCTCTTTCCGTTCACCGGTGATCCGATTTTGGCAGTTGAGGCTCTGTTGAATGCCGTTGAGAAGTGCCTTCAGCAGATCGAGGAGTCGAGGATGGCACTCAACGTATGA
- a CDS encoding prepilin-type N-terminal cleavage/methylation domain-containing protein — protein MKRAFTLIELLVVIAIIAILAAILFPVFSQAKAAAKRAACLSNMRQIGIGFNLYLNDADDRFPDRRDIKAIGYRPWSSWPPSDPRAGWVMPLLDPYLKNRDIWTCPMLQQEQAIQIRQQESTYWMWRFDRTTDPVDLDNFWGKTPDQAAEDAKNANNPTIGAPQGVSEVELLVDPYFPKTISTVAIALRGKTPHAGGRNRLFLDLHAKWIRDIRTNP, from the coding sequence ATGAAACGAGCCTTTACGTTGATCGAACTCCTCGTAGTCATCGCGATCATCGCCATACTTGCCGCAATCCTCTTCCCTGTCTTCAGCCAAGCCAAAGCTGCTGCGAAACGTGCCGCCTGTCTGAGCAACATGCGACAGATTGGTATCGGTTTCAATCTCTACCTGAACGACGCCGACGATCGATTCCCGGATCGCCGCGACATCAAAGCCATCGGGTACCGCCCCTGGTCGTCCTGGCCACCTAGCGACCCGAGGGCCGGATGGGTGATGCCTCTTCTCGATCCCTATCTCAAAAACCGGGACATTTGGACCTGTCCGATGCTTCAACAGGAGCAAGCCATCCAAATCCGCCAGCAGGAGTCGACATATTGGATGTGGCGATTCGACCGAACGACCGACCCCGTGGATCTCGATAATTTCTGGGGCAAGACCCCGGATCAAGCGGCAGAAGACGCTAAGAACGCCAACAACCCGACGATTGGCGCCCCGCAAGGCGTCTCCGAGGTTGAACTGCTGGTGGACCCCTACTTCCCCAAGACCATTTCCACCGTCGCCATCGCTCTGCGAGGCAAAACGCCCCATGCGGGCGGACGCAATCGCCTTTTCCTCGATCTCCACGCCAAGTGGATTCGAGACATCAGAACAAATCCATGA
- the thpR gene encoding RNA 2',3'-cyclic phosphodiesterase, translating to MNRLFLALEPSSLVRRAIADWQPKPHEKLDRQGMRWAKSDKYHVTLLFLGDLPVEQVKEEAEELVGKATAPRLHIGRLTGLPDNKRPGVLALEVSDSTGSLAPLQTSLQIALLGTEDEYTPHLILSRMKPASTKLGHKLRDYIHSGEHPEDLEWTPEAATLFNSLPDGSYELIARFEFKRV from the coding sequence ATGAATCGACTCTTTCTAGCCCTCGAACCCTCGTCCCTTGTCCGTCGCGCCATTGCCGACTGGCAACCCAAGCCGCACGAGAAGCTTGACCGACAAGGAATGCGCTGGGCGAAGTCTGATAAGTACCATGTCACCTTGCTCTTCCTCGGCGATCTCCCAGTGGAGCAAGTCAAAGAAGAAGCCGAAGAGCTGGTCGGTAAAGCAACGGCTCCGCGACTCCACATCGGCCGCCTCACTGGACTCCCCGACAACAAACGCCCCGGCGTCCTCGCCCTCGAAGTTTCCGATTCAACCGGATCCCTCGCCCCCCTCCAAACCAGCCTGCAAATAGCTCTGCTAGGCACCGAAGACGAGTACACACCCCATCTCATCCTCAGCCGGATGAAGCCCGCGAGCACAAAGCTCGGCCATAAGCTCCGTGACTACATTCACAGCGGGGAGCACCCGGAGGACTTAGAATGGACCCCCGAAGCCGCCACCCTGTTCAACTCACTACCGGACGGAAGTTACGAGCTGATCGCTCGATTCGAGTTCAAAAGGGTGTAA
- a CDS encoding family 16 glycoside hydrolase produces MPFSRRDLLAKLSAAGAGTLLGGLFASRSNAQHVGYDDTPMLPGGHWRVHDSKRPQPKVVTPGAAYGQPPSDAKVLFSGGNMNEWKGGPWTVTNEYFEVKRGTGSVQTLGEFGDCQLHVEFCEPAEPKGDSQGRGNSGIFLMGRYEVQVLDAYNNPTYADGMTGCVYGQTAPLVNACRKPGEWQTYDIIFVAPRFKDGKLDTPAYVTVFLNGILVQHSTPLIGETLHRQVGFYTPHGPKGPITLQDHGDPVRYRNIWIREVGPHDELRHRQTWEIG; encoded by the coding sequence ATGCCGTTCTCTCGACGAGACCTTCTCGCCAAACTCTCCGCCGCCGGGGCAGGAACCCTGCTCGGGGGACTTTTTGCTTCTCGCTCCAATGCCCAGCATGTTGGCTATGACGATACTCCGATGTTGCCTGGCGGGCACTGGCGGGTCCACGATAGCAAGCGACCTCAGCCAAAGGTTGTTACCCCTGGAGCAGCTTACGGTCAGCCTCCTTCAGACGCCAAAGTGCTTTTCAGCGGCGGGAATATGAATGAGTGGAAGGGCGGTCCTTGGACCGTTACCAACGAGTACTTTGAAGTCAAGCGGGGCACCGGATCGGTTCAGACTCTTGGCGAGTTTGGAGATTGTCAACTGCACGTCGAGTTCTGCGAACCAGCAGAACCGAAAGGCGATAGCCAGGGCCGAGGAAACTCGGGAATCTTCCTCATGGGTCGCTACGAAGTCCAGGTGTTGGATGCCTACAATAACCCAACTTACGCGGACGGGATGACCGGCTGCGTGTATGGTCAAACGGCTCCCCTCGTTAACGCTTGCCGAAAACCAGGCGAATGGCAGACCTATGACATCATCTTCGTCGCTCCAAGGTTCAAGGACGGCAAATTGGATACCCCGGCATACGTCACAGTGTTCCTCAATGGAATCTTGGTTCAGCACTCAACTCCTCTCATCGGCGAAACGCTACACCGACAAGTCGGCTTTTACACTCCGCACGGACCGAAGGGGCCGATTACGTTGCAGGATCACGGCGACCCGGTCCGCTACCGAAACATCTGGATTCGCGAAGTAGGACCTCATGACGAGCTACGACACCGGCAGACCTGGGAAATCGGTTAG